One window of Burkholderia thailandensis E264 genomic DNA carries:
- a CDS encoding sulfate/molybdate ABC transporter ATP-binding protein — MGITVRNLHKRFGDFTALDDVTLDFPAGELVALLGPSGCGKTTLLRVIAGLEHADSGQVVLQGLDVASVGARERQVGFVFQHYALFRHMTVFENVAFGLRVKPRRERPGEAAIRAKVHELLSLVQLDWLAQRYPSELSGGQRQRIALARALAVEPKVLLLDEPFGALDAKVRKELRGWLRRLHDDLHISTIFVTHDQEEALEVADRIVVLDHGRVEQVGSPQDVYDHPRSAFVYEFLGAANRLDGTVSGQGFVAHGAAQAIAVDADFAGPARAYVRPHDLELAAPHARADGIAADVRRVVPLGGSVRVELAARSGGVLEAELDRNAWRALALDVGDALTVVPRAVRVFPAR; from the coding sequence ATGGGCATCACCGTTCGTAATCTGCACAAGCGCTTCGGCGATTTCACCGCGCTCGACGACGTCACGCTCGATTTTCCGGCGGGCGAGCTCGTCGCGCTCCTCGGGCCGTCCGGGTGCGGCAAGACGACGCTGCTGCGCGTGATCGCGGGCCTCGAGCACGCGGATTCGGGGCAGGTCGTGCTGCAGGGGCTCGACGTCGCGTCGGTCGGCGCGCGCGAGCGGCAGGTCGGCTTCGTGTTCCAGCACTACGCGCTGTTCCGGCACATGACGGTGTTCGAGAACGTCGCGTTCGGGTTGCGCGTGAAGCCGCGCCGCGAGCGGCCGGGCGAAGCCGCGATCCGCGCGAAGGTGCACGAGCTGCTGTCGCTCGTGCAGCTCGACTGGCTCGCGCAGCGCTATCCGTCCGAGCTGTCGGGCGGCCAGCGGCAGCGGATCGCGCTCGCGCGCGCGCTCGCCGTCGAGCCGAAGGTGCTGCTGCTCGACGAGCCGTTCGGCGCGCTCGACGCGAAGGTGCGCAAGGAACTGCGCGGCTGGCTGCGCCGGCTGCACGACGATCTGCACATCTCGACGATCTTCGTCACGCACGACCAGGAGGAGGCGCTCGAGGTGGCCGACCGGATCGTCGTGCTCGATCACGGCCGCGTCGAGCAGGTCGGCAGCCCGCAGGATGTCTACGATCATCCGCGCAGCGCGTTCGTCTATGAGTTCCTCGGCGCGGCGAACCGGCTCGACGGCACCGTGAGCGGCCAGGGCTTCGTCGCGCACGGCGCGGCGCAGGCGATCGCCGTCGACGCGGATTTCGCGGGCCCGGCGCGCGCGTACGTGCGCCCGCACGATCTGGAGCTCGCCGCGCCGCACGCGCGCGCGGACGGCATCGCGGCCGACGTGCGGCGCGTCGTGCCGCTCGGCGGCTCGGTGCGCGTCGAGCTTGCCGCGCGCTCGGGCGGCGTGCTCGAGGCGGAGCTCGATCGCAACGCGTGGCGCGCGCTCGCGCTCGACGTCGGCGACGCGCTGACCGTCGTGCCGCGCGCGGTGCGCGTGTTTCCGGCGCGCTGA
- the cysW gene encoding sulfate ABC transporter permease subunit CysW gives MSRDTVRSVAAAAHADAGRDFSRESGRESVREVRRAAGAPARARRLDPVSEPRAVRWLLTGAALAFLALFLVVPLAAVFFEALRKGVDFYLESLADPDAWSAIKLTLTVAAIAVPLNLVFGVCASWAIAKFEFKGKALLTTLIDLPFSVSPVISGLVYVLLFGAQGWLGPWLQAHDVQIIFAVPGIVLATIFVTFPFVARELIPLMQAQGSDEEEAARVLGASGWQIFRRVTLPNVKWGLLYGVILCNARAMGEFGAVSVVSGHIRGQTDTMPLHVEILYNEYNFAAAFAVASVLALLALVTLALKLFAERRLSAELAHGRDDAPAAAAHPGAAVTSSIS, from the coding sequence ATGAGCCGCGATACCGTTCGATCCGTCGCGGCAGCCGCTCATGCCGACGCCGGCCGCGATTTCAGCCGTGAATCCGGCCGTGAATCCGTCCGTGAGGTGCGTCGCGCCGCCGGCGCTCCGGCGCGAGCGCGCCGTCTCGATCCCGTGAGCGAGCCGCGCGCGGTGCGCTGGCTGCTCACGGGCGCGGCGCTCGCGTTCCTTGCGCTCTTTCTCGTCGTGCCGCTCGCCGCGGTGTTTTTCGAGGCGCTGCGCAAGGGCGTCGATTTCTATCTCGAATCGCTCGCCGATCCGGACGCGTGGTCGGCGATCAAGCTCACGCTGACCGTCGCCGCGATCGCGGTGCCGCTCAATCTGGTGTTCGGCGTGTGCGCTTCGTGGGCGATCGCGAAGTTCGAGTTCAAGGGCAAAGCGCTGCTGACGACGCTCATCGACCTGCCGTTCTCGGTGTCGCCCGTGATCTCGGGCCTCGTGTACGTGCTGCTGTTCGGCGCGCAGGGCTGGCTCGGCCCGTGGCTGCAGGCGCACGACGTGCAGATCATCTTCGCCGTGCCGGGCATCGTGCTCGCGACGATCTTCGTCACGTTCCCGTTCGTCGCGCGCGAGCTGATTCCGCTCATGCAGGCGCAAGGCTCCGACGAGGAGGAAGCGGCGCGCGTGCTCGGCGCATCCGGCTGGCAGATCTTCAGGCGCGTCACGTTGCCGAACGTGAAGTGGGGCCTGCTGTACGGCGTGATTCTCTGCAACGCGCGCGCGATGGGCGAGTTCGGCGCGGTGTCGGTCGTGTCGGGGCACATCCGCGGCCAGACCGACACGATGCCGCTGCACGTCGAGATTCTCTACAACGAGTACAACTTCGCGGCCGCGTTCGCGGTGGCGTCGGTGCTCGCGCTGCTCGCGCTCGTCACGCTCGCGCTCAAGCTCTTCGCCGAGCGGCGGCTGTCCGCCGAACTCGCGCACGGCCGCGACGACGCGCCCGCCGCCGCCGCGCACCCGGGCGCGGCCGTCACTTCGTCGATTTCGTAA
- the cysT gene encoding sulfate ABC transporter permease subunit CysT, whose protein sequence is MTTFTFRKPSALPGFGVTLGITLAYLSLVVLIPLAATFLKTATLTWDQFVAATTSPRVLASYRLTFAAALGGALVNAVFGFLVAWVLVRYTFPLKRLVDAIVDLPFALPTSVAGISLAAVYAQNGWIGSRLAPLGIKIAFTPLGVLVALTFIGLPFVVRTVQPVLEDFEREQEEAAACLGASRWLTFRRVVLPAVTPALLTGFALAFARALGEYGSVIFIAGNVPMKSEITSLLIITKLEQYDYAGATALAVVMLVVSFAMLLLINTLQWYLQRRTSRGASGPAPAAHAAAALGGTQ, encoded by the coding sequence ATGACGACGTTCACCTTCCGCAAGCCGAGCGCGCTGCCCGGATTCGGCGTGACGCTCGGCATCACGCTGGCCTATCTGAGCCTCGTGGTGCTGATCCCGCTCGCCGCCACCTTTCTGAAGACGGCCACGCTCACGTGGGACCAGTTCGTCGCCGCGACGACGTCGCCGCGCGTGCTCGCGTCGTACCGGCTCACGTTTGCGGCCGCGCTGGGCGGCGCGCTCGTGAACGCGGTGTTCGGCTTTCTCGTCGCGTGGGTGCTCGTGCGCTACACGTTCCCGCTCAAGCGGCTCGTCGACGCGATCGTCGATTTGCCGTTCGCGCTGCCGACGTCGGTCGCGGGCATTTCGCTCGCGGCCGTGTACGCGCAGAACGGCTGGATCGGCAGCCGTCTCGCGCCGCTCGGCATCAAGATCGCGTTCACGCCGCTCGGCGTGCTCGTCGCGCTCACGTTCATCGGCCTGCCGTTCGTCGTGCGCACCGTGCAGCCCGTTCTCGAGGATTTCGAGCGCGAGCAGGAGGAGGCGGCCGCGTGCCTCGGCGCGTCGCGCTGGCTCACGTTCCGCCGCGTCGTGCTGCCCGCCGTGACGCCTGCGCTGCTCACGGGCTTCGCGCTCGCGTTCGCGCGCGCGCTCGGCGAATACGGCTCGGTGATCTTCATCGCCGGCAACGTGCCGATGAAGTCGGAAATCACGTCGCTGCTCATCATCACGAAGCTCGAGCAGTACGACTACGCAGGCGCGACCGCGCTCGCCGTCGTGATGCTCGTCGTGTCGTTCGCGATGCTGCTCCTCATCAACACGCTGCAGTGGTACCTACAGCGCCGCACGAGCCGCGGCGCGAGCGGCCCGGCGCCGGCCGCGCACGCAGCGGCGGCGCTCGGAGGCACGCAATGA
- a CDS encoding sulfate ABC transporter substrate-binding protein translates to MVKRNTGPAGGARRLIASFALGAAAVLGALTPALADTTLLNASYDPTRELYQDVNQAFGKEWKAKTGETVNFKQSHGGSGAQARSVLDGLQADVVTLALAYDIDALANKGLINKDWQKRLPDNASPYTSTIVFLVRKGNPKAIKDWDDLAKPGVSIVTPNPKTSGGARWNYLAAWAYAQHKPGGSVQTARDFVTKLYKNAGVLDSGARGATTSFVQRGIGDVLIAWENEAFLSIKEFGADKFEIVVPSASILAEPPVAVVDKVVDKKGTRRLADAYLNFLYSRQGQEIAARNYYRPRSKDVPAALTKQFPKLKLYTVDDTFGGWTQAQKTHFADGGVFDSIYQPQ, encoded by the coding sequence ATGGTCAAGCGCAACACGGGGCCGGCAGGCGGGGCGCGCCGTCTCATCGCATCATTCGCGCTCGGCGCGGCGGCGGTGCTTGGCGCCCTCACGCCGGCGCTCGCGGACACGACGTTGCTGAACGCCTCATACGATCCGACGCGCGAGCTCTACCAGGACGTCAATCAGGCGTTCGGCAAGGAGTGGAAGGCGAAGACGGGCGAGACGGTGAACTTCAAGCAGTCGCACGGCGGCTCGGGCGCGCAGGCGCGCTCGGTGCTCGACGGGCTGCAGGCGGACGTGGTCACGCTCGCGCTCGCGTACGACATCGACGCGCTCGCGAACAAGGGCCTCATCAACAAGGATTGGCAGAAGCGCTTGCCGGACAACGCGTCGCCGTACACGTCGACGATCGTGTTTCTCGTGAGGAAGGGCAATCCGAAGGCCATCAAGGATTGGGACGATCTCGCGAAGCCGGGCGTGTCGATCGTCACGCCGAACCCGAAGACCTCGGGCGGCGCGCGCTGGAACTACCTCGCCGCGTGGGCGTATGCGCAACACAAGCCGGGCGGCAGCGTGCAGACGGCGAGGGATTTCGTCACGAAGCTGTACAAGAACGCGGGCGTGCTCGATTCGGGCGCGCGCGGCGCGACGACGAGCTTCGTGCAGCGCGGCATCGGCGACGTGCTGATCGCGTGGGAAAACGAGGCGTTCCTGTCGATCAAGGAATTCGGCGCCGACAAGTTCGAGATCGTCGTGCCGTCGGCGAGCATTCTCGCGGAGCCGCCCGTGGCGGTCGTCGACAAGGTCGTCGACAAGAAGGGCACGCGCAGGCTCGCCGACGCGTACCTGAATTTCCTGTACAGCCGGCAAGGGCAGGAGATCGCCGCGCGCAACTACTACCGGCCGCGCTCGAAGGACGTGCCGGCGGCGCTCACGAAGCAGTTCCCGAAGCTCAAGCTGTACACGGTCGACGACACGTTCGGCGGCTGGACCCAAGCGCAGAAGACGCATTTCGCCGACGGCGGCGTGTTCGATTCGATCTACCAGCCGCAGTGA
- the lexA gene encoding transcriptional repressor LexA codes for MIKLTARQQQVFDLIRRAIERSGFPPTRAEIAAELGFSSPNAAEEHLRALARKGVIELAAGASRGIRLLGLDDAPHQLTLPHAALMQLSLPLVGRVAAGSPILAQEHISQHYACDPALFSSKPDYLLKVRGLSMRDAGILDGDLLAVQKRAEAKDGQIIVARLGDDVTVKRLKRRPGGVELIAENPDYENIFVKAGSAEFALEGIAVGLIRPGEF; via the coding sequence ATGATCAAACTCACCGCCCGCCAGCAGCAAGTGTTCGACTTGATTCGTCGCGCGATCGAGCGCTCGGGCTTTCCTCCGACGCGCGCGGAAATCGCCGCCGAGCTGGGCTTCAGCTCGCCGAACGCGGCCGAGGAGCACCTGCGGGCGCTCGCGCGCAAGGGCGTGATCGAACTGGCGGCGGGCGCGTCTCGCGGCATCCGTCTGCTCGGCCTCGACGACGCGCCGCATCAGCTGACGCTGCCGCATGCGGCGCTGATGCAGTTGTCGCTGCCGCTCGTCGGCCGTGTGGCGGCGGGCAGCCCGATCCTCGCGCAGGAACATATCTCGCAGCACTACGCGTGCGACCCGGCGCTCTTCTCGAGCAAGCCGGATTACCTGCTGAAGGTACGCGGCCTGTCGATGCGCGACGCCGGCATCCTCGACGGCGATCTGCTCGCCGTGCAGAAGCGCGCCGAGGCGAAGGACGGCCAGATCATCGTCGCGCGGCTCGGCGACGACGTCACGGTCAAGCGCCTGAAGCGCCGGCCGGGCGGCGTCGAGCTGATCGCCGAGAATCCCGACTACGAGAACATCTTCGTGAAGGCCGGCAGCGCGGAATTCGCGCTAGAAGGCATCGCCGTCGGGCTGATCCGCCCGGGTGAGTTCTGA
- a CDS encoding DUF2939 domain-containing protein — MNSTARPRGRFLKPASIIAALIVAAGLVVYAYASPYLALRQMKQAIDARDAQAISAYVDFPALRISLKQQLTDELMRRIDARTRDNPLAIIGAMIGSALVGPLVDAYATPEGVAMLMSGVPPRARPGQRLPGLNRPGDQAASPTVAASNAASTPSGSAGDSAAALGPSPAASGAAAQAAPTPGMPSAASGAPSGRSPQTSAGYRSVDEFVVTYRRDDGGARYAAVFRRSGIFGWKLSAVDLHDD, encoded by the coding sequence TTGAATTCCACTGCGCGCCCGCGAGGGCGCTTCCTGAAACCGGCGTCGATCATCGCGGCGCTGATTGTCGCCGCGGGCTTGGTCGTGTATGCGTACGCATCGCCCTATCTCGCGCTCAGGCAGATGAAGCAGGCGATCGACGCGCGCGACGCGCAGGCGATCAGCGCGTATGTCGATTTCCCCGCGCTGCGAATCAGCCTGAAGCAGCAATTGACCGATGAATTGATGCGGCGCATCGACGCGCGGACGCGCGACAACCCGCTCGCGATCATCGGCGCGATGATCGGGTCGGCGCTTGTTGGCCCGCTCGTCGATGCCTATGCGACACCTGAAGGCGTCGCCATGCTGATGAGCGGCGTGCCGCCGCGTGCGCGGCCCGGACAACGGCTCCCCGGATTGAATCGGCCCGGCGATCAAGCGGCAAGTCCAACCGTGGCCGCCTCCAACGCCGCAAGCACGCCGTCGGGCAGCGCGGGCGACTCAGCGGCCGCGCTGGGTCCGTCGCCTGCGGCAAGCGGTGCGGCAGCGCAAGCCGCCCCCACGCCGGGCATGCCGTCCGCCGCATCGGGCGCGCCGTCCGGCCGATCGCCGCAAACAAGCGCCGGCTATCGAAGCGTCGACGAATTCGTCGTCACGTATCGCCGCGACGACGGCGGCGCGCGTTATGCCGCAGTCTTTCGTCGCAGCGGGATCTTCGGCTGGAAATTGTCGGCGGTCGATTTACACGACGATTGA
- a CDS encoding universal stress protein, with translation MASYKKILLCYDGTLEGRKALRCGADLALDLKAETHLLSVVDMRSSIAQSAGLLTDVACSRFEETAREILQEGVDWLTERGVHAQGHFAFGYPIDEIANLATKLNVDLVVVGHRCRSGLSRWWMGAGNTQLLDRVSCSILVACSSPAEQKAESAKEATATAGH, from the coding sequence ATGGCTAGCTACAAGAAAATTCTGCTGTGCTACGACGGCACGCTCGAAGGCCGCAAGGCGTTGCGATGCGGCGCCGATCTGGCGCTCGATCTGAAGGCGGAGACGCATCTGCTGTCGGTCGTCGACATGCGCTCGAGCATTGCGCAAAGTGCAGGCCTGCTAACCGACGTCGCGTGCAGCCGCTTCGAGGAAACCGCACGGGAGATCCTTCAAGAGGGCGTCGACTGGCTGACCGAGCGCGGCGTGCACGCGCAGGGGCATTTCGCGTTCGGCTATCCGATCGACGAGATCGCGAATCTCGCGACGAAGCTGAACGTCGATCTCGTCGTGGTCGGCCATCGTTGCCGCAGCGGCTTGTCGCGATGGTGGATGGGGGCCGGCAATACGCAACTGCTCGATCGCGTGTCGTGCAGCATTCTGGTTGCGTGTTCGTCGCCCGCCGAGCAGAAAGCGGAGAGCGCGAAGGAAGCTACCGCGACAGCCGGGCACTGA
- the nodI gene encoding nodulation factor ABC transporter ATP-binding protein NodI translates to MARSCRTIPIESHLPMSVAPIDFQQVEKRYDDKLVVDGLSFHVQPGECFGLLGPNGAGKTTALKMLLGITHPDAGSISLCGEPVPSRARHARRRVGVVPQFDNLDPDFTVRENLLVFARYFGLAAHEARALVPPLLEFAKLENKADAKVGELSGGMKRRLTLARALVNNPDVLVLDEPTTGLDPQARHLMWERLRSLLVRGKTILLTTHFMEEAERLCHRLCVIEEGRKIAEGAPRTLIESEIGCDVIEIYGPDPAQLREELAPFAERTEISGETLFCYVDDPEPVNARLKGRAGLRYLHRPANLEDVFLRLTGREMQD, encoded by the coding sequence ATGGCCCGTTCGTGTCGCACGATTCCAATTGAAAGTCACTTGCCCATGTCTGTCGCACCCATCGATTTTCAACAAGTCGAGAAACGCTACGATGACAAGCTCGTCGTGGACGGCTTGTCGTTTCATGTGCAGCCCGGCGAATGCTTCGGCCTGCTCGGCCCGAACGGCGCCGGCAAGACGACGGCGCTCAAGATGCTGCTCGGCATCACGCATCCCGACGCGGGTTCGATCAGCCTGTGCGGCGAGCCCGTGCCGTCCCGCGCGCGGCACGCGCGGCGGCGCGTCGGCGTCGTGCCGCAATTCGACAACCTCGACCCCGACTTCACCGTTCGCGAGAACCTGCTCGTGTTCGCCCGCTACTTCGGACTCGCTGCGCACGAAGCGCGCGCGCTCGTGCCTCCGCTGCTCGAGTTCGCGAAACTCGAAAACAAGGCGGATGCGAAAGTGGGCGAGCTGTCGGGCGGGATGAAGCGGCGGCTCACGCTCGCGCGGGCGCTCGTCAACAATCCCGACGTGCTCGTGCTCGACGAGCCGACGACGGGCCTCGATCCGCAAGCCCGGCATCTGATGTGGGAGCGGCTGCGCTCGCTTCTCGTTCGCGGCAAGACGATCCTGCTCACCACGCACTTCATGGAAGAGGCCGAGCGCCTGTGCCACCGCCTGTGCGTGATCGAGGAAGGCCGCAAGATCGCGGAAGGCGCGCCGCGCACGCTGATCGAATCGGAGATCGGCTGCGACGTGATCGAGATCTACGGGCCCGATCCCGCGCAGCTTCGCGAGGAGCTCGCGCCGTTCGCCGAGCGAACCGAGATCAGCGGCGAAACGCTCTTTTGCTACGTCGACGATCCGGAGCCGGTCAACGCGCGCCTGAAGGGCCGCGCCGGTCTGCGCTATCTGCACCGCCCCGCGAATCTCGAAGATGTATTCCTGCGGCTGACGGGTCGCGAGATGCAGGATTGA